A genomic segment from Ptychodera flava strain L36383 chromosome 8, AS_Pfla_20210202, whole genome shotgun sequence encodes:
- the LOC139138868 gene encoding uncharacterized protein produces the protein MDMRPLVLVLIIGCSLCGLTGSSSEPEFKYTNKDGWVDPGDMMNYDSNTKTMRNTAKEKDCEKFEERLTKCTGERDRFESEVKECTKKLGSVKTKECNCEPSCPDKKDTRNVGKELTKCIGERDGFESEIKRCNQELHLEKTKECKCERSCPSTKDDVGKEKGKSNDKKAQCEAPYFKQFVRSILNQMSAKKGGDEHLQFEYQVQLTQTDWSTLDEFIHSDSGNIYDAHHVLIGMVKRVDTSDKPISNWKIWLEDLFGTDYNTIVMTSLFGLGVLTFVLIMVSSEVMSRISWWKLITRGFFFLFVISIPWNWLHMYKLAVVKKYSVGLNDIPAECQPGGSTVYSGIAAWFYSTFTFSGDQCAQYHEALMVDPVLEVPPTQALVVTFSKFVFKPLEHLGEAMGKFFNSFYKDLPVHVWPIATLILVIVIILVLIMLCGYNIKFPLYGGIEAPRQQTRRLTKSEQRSIENAKQQKKKIQEIETQNKELVKKIEELEETAEKRDQELLMLKQAEKQEPLMLEMPPLDDVRRPVQAEEDHNERSVVTEIQDLKEIRETYTKCSPTGTSDAALGSGAAKANTGSTRLKKRVIFKEPVDIQDSFKILGPQAEVEDGLAPESDLQLTTGVREGGVATGQTAPSVVQDNIEGAAERSPARQQQPGHTGVEDIDMKANKTDTEKPGSDSTSEERTFRSTDRSDKGDGDAAAVQHSSQDRVEEVPTEGEQADAQDRNEGAVAMVTDETERPTQGTTTREGAPRPDLLPDSAVLTESTEVIPRGIMDTMREVEILESFHSRGNDSESEQSEDEFVVLNKEGMETESVPGESENGENIVDASVISLD, from the exons ATGGATATGAGACCCTTGGTATTGGTGTTGATCATAGGCTGCTCTCTGTGTGGTTTGACAGGCTCCAGTTCGGAGCCTGAatttaaatacacaaacaaagatGGATGGGTCGACCCAGGGGACATGATGAACTATGATTCAAACACAAAGACCATGAGAAATACAGCAAAAGAG AAAGATTGTGAGAAGTTTGAAGAGAGACTGACAAAATGCACCGGTGAGAGAGACAGATTTGAATCCGAAGTCAAAGAGTGCACTAAAAAACTGGGATCAGTAAAGACAAAAGAGTGCAACTGTGAGCCAAGTTGCCCTGATAAAAAAGACACACGTAATGTTGGAAAGGAACTGACAAAATGCATCGGTGAGAGAGACGGCTTTGAATCGGAAATCAAACGGTGCAATCAGGAACTGCATTTGGAGAAGACCAAGGAGTGCAAATGTGAAAGGAGTTGTCCAAGTACAAAAGACGATGTTGGAAAAGAGAAGGGAAAATCTAATGACAAAAAAGCTCAATGTGAAGCACCATACTTTAAGCAGTTTGTGAGATCAATTTTAAATCAAATGTCAGCAAAG AAAGGAGGTGATGAACACTTGCAGTTTGAATATCAGGTGCAACTGACCCAAACTGACTGGAGCACTCTTGATGAGTTCATTCACTCGGATTCTGGCAATATATACGATGCCCATCATGTGTTGATTGGTATGGTGAAACGTGTAGATACAAGCGACAAGCCCATCAGCAATTGGAAAATCTGGCTGGAAGACTTGTTTGGAACGGACTACAATACAATTGTCATGACTTCTCTGTTC GGTCTGGGAGTGCTCACCTTTGTGTTGATTATGGTCTCGTCTGAAGTCATGTCCAGAATTTCTTGGTGGAAGCTAATCACCAGGGGtttctttttcttgtttgtcATCAGTATTCCATGGAATTGGCTGCACATGTACAAG CTTGCTGTTGTTAAGAAATACAGCGTAGGACTGAATGACATTCCGGCAGAGTGCCAGCCAGGGGGTTCCACAGTCTACAGCGGAATTGCAGCGTGGTTCTACTCCACATTTACATTCTCCGGGGACCAGTGTGCCCAGTATCATGAAGCCCTGATGGTGGACCCAGTTTTGGAAGTACCACCTACCCAG GCCCTGGTAGTCACCTTCAGCAAGTTTGTATTTAAACCATTGGAGCACCTCGGGGAAGCAATGGGCAAGTTCTTCAACTCGTTTTACAAGGATCTGCCTGTACACGTCTGGCCAATTGCGACTCTGATCCTGGTAATTGTCATCATTTTGGTTCTAATCATGCTGTGTGGCTACAACATCAAGTTCCCGCTGTACGGAGGCATCGAAGCACCAAGACAGCAGACCAGAAGGCTGACAAAGAGTGAACAGAGAAGCATTGAAAACGCAaaacagcaaaagaaaaag ATTCAGGAAATTGAAACACAGAATAAAGAACTGGTGAAGAAAATTGAGGAGTTAGAGGAGACAGCTGAAAAGCGAGACCAAGAACTGCTGATGCTAAAGCAAGCCGAGAAACAGGAACCTCTAATGTTGGAGATGCCACCGCTTGATGATGTCAGGAGACCAGTACAAGCAGAAGAAGATCATAATGAGAGGTCAGTAGTTACAGAAATACAAGACCTAAAAGAAATTCGTGAAACATACACGAAATGTTCACCAACTGGCACATCAGATGCAGCCCTGGGCAGTGGAGCTGCGAAGGCAAACACTGGATCAACTAGACTCAAAAAGAGAGTAATCTTCAAAGAACCTGTTGACATACAGGATAGTTTCAAGATACTGGGACCCCAGGCAGAAGTAGAGGATGGATTAGCTCCAGAATCAGACTTACAACTGACAACTGGTGTCAGGGAAGGTGGTGTTGCAACTGGTcagacagcgccctcagtggtacAGGACAACATAGAAGGGGCGGCTGAGAGATCCCCAGCCAGGCAACAACAGCCAGGTCATACTGGTGTTGAGGACATCGACATGAAAGCAAACAAGACAGATACGGAAAAGCCAGGCAGTGACTCCACATCAGAGGAAAGAACTTTTAGAAGCACAGATCGCAGTGACAAGGGTGACGGGGATGCAGCAGCAGTGCAGCATAGTTCTCAAGACAGAGTGGAAGAAGTTCCAACGGAGGGTGAGCAGGCAGATGCCCAAGACAGAAATGAAGGAgcagttgccatggtgacaGATGAAACAGAGAGACCTACGCAGGGTACAACCACAAGAGAAGGTGCTCCTCGTCCAGATTTGCTTCCTGACTCAGCAGTCCTGACGGAGTCAACCGAGGTCATTCCCAGAGGAATCATGGACACCATGCGGGAAGTTGAAATCTTGGAGTCATTCCACAGCCGAGGTAATGACTCTGAGAGTGAACAATCAGAAGATGAGTTTGTTGTCCTGAACAAAGAGGGCATGGAAACTGAAAGTGTTCCTGGAGAGTCAGAGAACGGAGAAAATATCGTTGATGCTAGTGTCATCAGTCTTGATTAA
- the LOC139138869 gene encoding chloride channel CLIC-like protein 1 isoform X2, whose amino-acid sequence MSAKRGGDEHLQFEYQVQLTKTNWSTLDEFIHSDSGNIYDAHHVLIDMVKRVDTSDKPISNWKIWLEDLFGTDYNTIVMTSLLGLGVLAFVLIMVSSEVMSRISWWKLITRGFFFLFVISIPWNWLHMYKALAVTVSKFVLKPLEHLGEAMGKFFNSVYKDLPVEVLSKAVLILIIVIVLVLIMLYCYNIRFPRYEDSANGNTE is encoded by the exons atgtctgCAAAG AGAGGAGGCGATGAACACTTGCAATTTGAATACCAGGTGCAACTGACCAAAACCAACTGGAGCACTCTTGATGAGTTCATTCACTCAGATTCTGGCAATATATATGATGCCCATCATGTGTTGATTGACATGGTGAAACGTGTAGATACAAGCGACAAGCCCATCAGCAATTGGAAAATCTGGCTGGAAGACTTGTTTGGAACGGACTACAATACAATTGTCATGACTTCTCTGTTG GGTCTGGGAGTGCTCGCCTTTGTGTTGATTATGGTCTCGTCTGAAGTCATGTCCAGAATTTCTTGGTGGAAGCTAATCACCAGGGGTTTCTTTTTCTTGTTCGTCATCAGTATTCCATGGAATTGGCTGCACATGTACAAG GCCCTGGCAGTCACCGTCAGCAAGTTTGTACTTAAACCACTGGAGCACCTTGGAGAAGCGATGGGCAAGTTTTTCAACTCAGTTTACAAGGATCTGCCTGTAGAAGTCTTGTCCAAAGCAGTGCTAATCCTGATAATTGTGATCGTTTTGGTTCTGATCATGCTATATTGCTACAACATTAGGTTTCCAAGATACGAAG ATTCAGCAAATGGAAACACGGAATGA
- the LOC139138869 gene encoding chloride channel CLIC-like protein 1 isoform X1, translating to MSAKRGGDEHLQFEYQVQLTKTNWSTLDEFIHSDSGNIYDAHHVLIDMVKRVDTSDKPISNWKIWLEDLFGTDYNTIVMTSLLGLGVLAFVLIMVSSEVMSRISWWKLITRGFFFLFVISIPWNWLHMYKALAVTVSKFVLKPLEHLGEAMGKFFNSVYKDLPVEVLSKAVLILIIVIVLVLIMLYCYNIRFPRYEGIEARRQQAERQAESEERALQNS from the exons atgtctgCAAAG AGAGGAGGCGATGAACACTTGCAATTTGAATACCAGGTGCAACTGACCAAAACCAACTGGAGCACTCTTGATGAGTTCATTCACTCAGATTCTGGCAATATATATGATGCCCATCATGTGTTGATTGACATGGTGAAACGTGTAGATACAAGCGACAAGCCCATCAGCAATTGGAAAATCTGGCTGGAAGACTTGTTTGGAACGGACTACAATACAATTGTCATGACTTCTCTGTTG GGTCTGGGAGTGCTCGCCTTTGTGTTGATTATGGTCTCGTCTGAAGTCATGTCCAGAATTTCTTGGTGGAAGCTAATCACCAGGGGTTTCTTTTTCTTGTTCGTCATCAGTATTCCATGGAATTGGCTGCACATGTACAAG GCCCTGGCAGTCACCGTCAGCAAGTTTGTACTTAAACCACTGGAGCACCTTGGAGAAGCGATGGGCAAGTTTTTCAACTCAGTTTACAAGGATCTGCCTGTAGAAGTCTTGTCCAAAGCAGTGCTAATCCTGATAATTGTGATCGTTTTGGTTCTGATCATGCTATATTGCTACAACATTAGGTTTCCAAGATACGAAGGCATCGAAGCACGAAGACAACAGGCCGAAAGGCAGGCAGAGAGTGAAGAGAGAGCATTGCAAAACAGCTAA